ttcagGGCATCTAACACTGCCAGAAAAGGAGCCCAAATTCTAATCTACTTGTTAGTGGTGGCTGATCACAGCTTCAGACTGCTCATCGCAATATTGtggcttgtggtggtttgaataggaatggcccccatagactgaTGTCTTTAAATGtttggctcatagggagtggactattaggaggtatggccctgaagtaggtgtgaccttgttggaggaaatgcgtCACCATGGGGAcagactttgaggtcttatatgctcaggCTAGGCCTAAAGTGCCAgtttctgccttctgtctgtggatccagatatagaactctcagcttcttctccagcaccatgtctgcctgcatgccaccatgtcccaccctgatgataatggactaaacctctgaaactgtaagtcaccaccaattaaatgtttttcctttataagagttaccatggtcatggtgtctcttcacagcaatagaacactgactaaaatgTGGCTTTAATGATAATTTCCTTGAAAGGTCCTTCAGAGGCTTAGGGATATGTGATAAAGGTGTCCCTGACACATAGTACACACTTCAAAGGTGGCAACTTTTactatgaataatttttttcttcaattttcttgaaaatatatgCAAACCTTGATTTATCATTTCTTGTTGTGAAGTGGAATTTGGGAGAAGGTAGAAGAGTCAGATATATTTCAAACCCTTAAGTATGTCAGATTGTGTTGACTATCATTGTGCTACTTCATTCTTAATGTGGAACACGTTTCCAGTGCACTATATCTCTCTGATTTAAAGTATATGTAGCCAGGTATAGCACTATACTATTGTGGAGCTTGTATACTGGGTAAAAACTGCTAGTCAAGGGAATGAGTGCACTAGAATCAACTCCCATTCCTGCATTCATCTGGGTTGGCAAAGAGAATAGATATATCACCCTAGTTTATAAAAGCACATCGTGGATTCAGTAGCTACCCATGCCAAAGCacattattttccaaaatatcttACGTAAGCAGAGGCTGCAGCTGAATGACACATAGAAATGGAATAACCCGTTTATATTTTCGGACACCATCACCTTTCATTTGATTAATTTTCCCTGGAGTGTCTCTTACACCTGACAGTTTTATTTCAGTTGGCCCAGGAGCTGTCTTTCGGGAATGAGGCGCTTGCGCACGAGGAGGAGGGTAAGTCTCACCTATGACATGTGGTTTTGTTgtggctgctgttgctgctgctgctgctgctgttgaatGAGCAATTGCTGCTGCTGCCGACGCCGAGCTGTCCGAAGCTTTTCGAAGCGagcctccatctcctccaggacttTCGGGGTGTATCGGACCACCAGCTTCACGCTGTCCTTCGCAGCCTTGAGAAGTTCCACGGCTTTCTCGTGATGCTCCCCTTCCACACTCTAAAACAGATAAGGAGAGAACTCACAAGCCTGAGATAGGAGGGTTGCTTGAGAGTTCAAAGTGAATCTGGGCTGCATTATAAGCTTCAGGTCAGCCTGACTGACAATGTgaaaaccctatttcaaaaaccaaaatcGAGGGGCTGGTGTTGTATCTCAGTTTGTAGGTTACTTGCCTAGCAGGATGATGCCCTGGAGTCTATCGGTATCACATACAACCATAGTTGGTAGGACATGCTACTCCTCAAACAAAATCATCAGAAGCTcaagtcattcttggctatatagtaagttcaagatcatcctaaGGTACAGGAgatcatatttaaaacaaaacagaacaaaacaacaacaacaataataataataatgaagaacACTATCCTACAACAAAATCCTATAAAACCCTGGACAAAACATCTGAAGTCTGCAACTTCCAGAAGACACGGCAAATAAGACAATATTATCACCTTTATTACCTATGTTTATAACTGAGTCAGGAGGACGAAAGATAGGAAAGACCTAGTAATAAGTCAAATATTCAATTTGGAATTTCTAAATTTCACCTGGAAGGGTAAATGACGGaatcaaaaaaatattttgaaaaaaaaagttaaaaattataatgaaGGGACGTTTTCTTGATCAGATAATAACCCCCACTAAGCATCTACAGTGATTGAAGTACTAGAATTCAGACATAAGGAAAAGATTATTAGATAATGAtgccaaaacaaataaataataaaagataattgATATTCCATTCCCATACTCTAAATTTAATGTCTTCATTCAAAAGCTTAATGCTTTGAATTGCAAAGGCTTAAACTAGCCTAGAGGGACCTTTATCATCTTGCAATGGAAAGGGGATTCATCAATGAAAGGCAGGGAGGTGTGGAATCTCACAATCAGATGTCCAAAATTTAAGTTTCTCTGTTTCAAACACTGCACAAGGAAAGTAATACATTGGGAGAATGTTGGCAAAATATCAGTGAATTTATCAAGTTTTTCACATTGGACCTTCTTTCAAGTCTAAAGCCCAGGAAAATAAACATGTTCATTGATGGCTTCATTCTTTTGGTTATTCATTCAATCATTGATAGTCACTAATCAGACTTTTATTAAGCATTAATCT
This is a stretch of genomic DNA from Peromyscus leucopus breed LL Stock chromosome 18, UCI_PerLeu_2.1, whole genome shotgun sequence. It encodes these proteins:
- the Lin7a gene encoding protein lin-7 homolog A isoform X3 translates to MGGKEQNSPIYISRIIPGGVAERHGGLKRGDQLLSVNGVSVEGEHHEKAVELLKAAKDSVKLVVRYTPKVLEEMEARFEKLRTARRRQQQQLLIQQQQQQQQQQPQQNHMS